The following coding sequences lie in one Brienomyrus brachyistius isolate T26 unplaced genomic scaffold, BBRACH_0.4 scaffold27, whole genome shotgun sequence genomic window:
- the LOC125720955 gene encoding Krueppel-like factor 11, whose amino-acid sequence MLTYATRQNLNTEETSRMELTNICTSALERQRHDSKQSCSGTLAYHDLEAAEALVSMSSLGQRSDKPRPLTPTSDSCDSLLHPDPTDHTRDFISLSSLCMTPPHSPKFADSSIATTVMYATASPVMSSDPRPALPRTRLGSPVSQGGTPPPCRAMATSVIRHTADTSPAQQAPPAPPAAPSSGRPPHEPSLVRPATPSTNSICAALTKTCRDVVVVPTPASLSPSAVASSPVFCQMFPVGGQPGMISALIQTPVRTQTPGPSPFTQPILVGSPVAQGTVMFVVPQSPVPPPSQCPPTVVTLGNTKLLPLAPAPVYVPSGQSGSTMPHADFSRRRNYVCSFPGCRKTYFKSSHLKAHLRTHTGEKPFSCNWDGCEKRFARSDELSRHRRTHTGEKKFACPVCDRRFMRSDHLTKHTRRHASTKKTSAWQPGVQDHKMTEAVKGKTGTPASRAAVSRTDALPPTPN is encoded by the exons ATGGAGTTGACAAACATCTGCACATCAGCCTTGGAGCGACAGAGACATGACAGCAAGCAGTCTTGCAGTGGCACGCTGGCGTACCATGACCTGGAGGCCGCAGAGGCCTTGGTGAGCATGAGCTCACtgggtcagaggtcagacaAGCCACGACCGCTCACACCCACCTCAGACTCCTGCGACTCCCTCCTGCACCCGGATCCTACCGACCACACCAGAGACTTCATTTCTCTATCATCGCTG TGCATGACCCCCCCTCACAGCCCCAAATTTGCTGACTCTTCCATTGCCACCACGGTCATGTATGCCACTGCCTCCCCTGTCATGAGCTCGGACCCAAGACCTGCCTTACCCCGGACCAGGCTGGGCTCCCCTGTCTCTCAGGGAGGCACCCCCCCGCCATGCAGGGCCATGGCGACCAGCGTCATACGCCACACCGCCGACACGTCCCCTGCCCAGCAGGCCCCACCAGCTCCCCCTGCAGCCCCAAGCAGTGGGCGCCCTCCCCATGAGCCTTCTCTGGTGCGGCCTGCCACTCCAAGCACCAACAGCATTTGTGCAGCCCTGACCAAGACATGCCGGGATGTCGTGGTGGTACCCACTCCAGCCTCCCTGTCCCCATCTGCTGTTGCCAGTTCCCCTGTGTTCTGCCAAATGTTTCCTGTGGGTGGGCAGCCTGGAATGATTTCAGCTCTCATCCAGACCCCTGTACGGACACAGACACCTGGGCCCTCCCCCTTCACCCAGCCCATTCTGGTAGGCTCTCCCGTAGCCCAAGGTACAGTCATGTTTGTGGTACCTCAGTCCCCAGTGCCCCCGCCATCCCAGTGTCCCCCCACTGTAGTGACCCTTGGCAACACCAAGCTGTTGCCCCTGGCCCCCGCCCCAGTCTACGTGCCCTCGGGACAGAGCGGGAGCACAATGCCTCATGCTGACTTCTCCCGCCGACGGAACTACGTCTGCAGCTTTCCAGGCTGCAGGAAAACATACTTTAAGAGCTCTCACCTGAAAGCCCATCTCCGAACGCACACAG GTGAAAAGCCATTCAGCTGTAACTGGGATGGCTGCGAGAAGAGGTTTGCCCGTTCTGACGAGCTCTCACGGCACCGGCGTACACACACCGGCGAGAAGAAATTCGCCTGTCCCGTGTGCGATCGGCGTTTCATGCGGAGCGATCATCTGACCAAGCACACTAGACGGCACGCATCTACCAAAAAGACCTCTGCCTGGCAGCCAGGGGTGCAGGACCATAAAATGACAGAGGCAGTCAAGGGAAAGACAGGCACGCCTGCCTCCCGTGCTGCAGTTTCCCGCACTGATGCGTTACCACCAACTCCAAACTAG
- the LOC125720960 gene encoding ribonucleoside-diphosphate reductase subunit M2, whose translation MSARSPLSSKSENSIITKMDRVYLTDKENTPPSLNATRVLASKTARKIFDTEMKPGTARKPGVEDEPLLRENPRRFVIFPIQYHDIWQMYKKAEASFWTAEEVDLSKDLQHWESLKDDERYFISHVLAFFAASDGIVNENLVERFSQEVQVTEARCFYGFQIAMENIHSEMYSLLIDTYIKDPAEREYLFNAIETMPCVKKKADWALNWIGNRDAQYGERVVAFAAVEGIFFSGSFAAIFWLKKRGLMPGLTFSNELISRDEGLHCDFACLMFKHLVNKPSKEKVKQIITDAVEIEQEFLTKALPVNLIGMNCTLMTQYIEFVADRLMLELGFSKIYKAENPFDFMENISLEGKTNFFEKRVGEYQRMGVMSGPTDNTFRLDADF comes from the exons ATGTCTGCTCGCAGCCCTCTTTCAAGCAAAAGCGAAAATTCCATCATTACCAAAATGGACCGTGTTTACCTGACTGACAAAGAAAACACG CCCCCAAGCTTAAATGCTACCCGAGTTCTGGCATCCAAGACCGCGCGAAAGATATTCGATACAGAG ATGAAGCCTGGAACGGCCAGGAAACCAGGCGTCGAGGATGAGCCGCTGCTAAGAGAGAATCCCCGTCGATTTGTCATTTTCCCCATCCAATATCACGACATCTGGCAGATGTACAAGAAGGCAGAGGCTTCTTTCTGGACTGCAGAGGAG GTTGACCTCTCCAAAGACTTGCAACACTGGGAATCCCTAAAAGATGACGAGAGATACTTCATCTCTCACGTTCTGGCATTCTTTGCTGCCAGTGATGGCATCGTAAATGAGAATTTG GTGGAACGCTTCAGCCAGGAAGTCCAGGTGACTGAAGCTCGTTGTTTCTACGGTTTTCAAATTGCCATGGAGAACATTCATTCAGAAATGTACAGCCTGCTCATTGACACATACATCAAGGATCCCGCTGAAAG GGAGTACCTCTTTAATGCAATTGAGACAATGCCTTGTGTGAAGAAGAAGGCGGACTGGGCTCTGAACTGGATTGGAAACAGGGATGCTCAGTATG GGGAACGTGTAGTGGCATTCGCTGCTGTGGAAGGAATCTTCTTCTCTGGGTCTTTTGCTGCCATCTTTTGGTTGAAGAAGAGGGGTCTAATGCCTGGCCTCACATTCTCCAATGAGCTGATCAGCAGGGATGAG ggtcTTCATTGTGACTTTGCTTGCCTGATGTTCAAGCACTTGGTGAACAAGCCTTCCAAAGAAAAGGTTAAACAGATTATCACAGACGCTGTTGAAATTGAGCAG GAGTTCCTCACAAAGGCTCTCCCGGTGAATCTGATTGGCATGAATTGCACCCTCATGACACAGTACATCGAGTTTGTTGCTGACAGATTGATGCTTGAACTAGGCTTTAGCAAG ATCTACAAGGCGGAGAACCCCTTTGATTTTATGGAGAACATTTCTctggagggaaagacaaactTCTTTGAGAAGAGGGTTGGCGAGTACCAGCGAATGGGAGTCATGTCTGGGCCAACTGATAACACATTCCGCCTGGATGCAGACTTCTGA
- the LOC125720961 gene encoding galectin-8-like: MSVANPKQTFLNPTVPFAGTILGGLRPGEMVLIQGTVLSDADRFQVDLSCGSSTKPRADIAFHFNPRFKRSPYIVCNSLHQERWGKEEIHYQMPFQQGAAFEIIILVQKVMFKVAVNGGHLLEYKHRLDLDKVDTIGVFGKVKLQAIGFIPASSPTLNPPSSLVTKAVQSNAILSESGDLSLPYIGRLLRGLDTGNTLTVKGQISLYPHSFTVNLRISDTKDIALHLNPRIKAGVFVRNSFLGECWGPEENTLPIPFPFHPGKYFEIIVRCEAHLFKVAVNGEHVLDYKHRVQDVNRIDELEIVGDLQLLDVKLWCPAA, encoded by the exons ATGTCTGTTGCAAACCCTAAGCAAACCTTTTTAAATCCG ACTGTCCCTTTCGCTGGCACCATCCTCGGCGGGTTGCGGCCTGGAGAGATGGTGCTGATTCAAGGCACTGTGCTGAGCGATGCAGACAG GTTTCAGGTGGACTTGTCATGTGGGAGCAGCACCAAGCCTCGTGCCGACATAGCCTTCCACTTCAATCCGCGATTCAAGAGATCTCCATACATAGTGTGCAACTCCCTGCACCAGGAACGCTGGGGAAAGGAGGAGATCCACTATCAGATGCCGtttcagcagggggcagcatttGAAATCATCATCCTGGTGCAGAAGGTAATGTTCAAG GTGGCAGTGAATGGTGGCCATTTGCTGGAGTACAAACATCGGCTAGATCTAGATAAGGTGGATACTATAGGGGTATTTGGGAAGGTCAAACTGCAAGCGATTGGATTCATCCCAGCCTCA AGCCCAACCCTAAATCCTCCATCTAGTCTGGTGACCAAGGCAGTACAATCCAAT GCAATACTTTCAGAGTCTGGTGACTTG AGCCTCCCATATATTGGCCGACTGCTGAGAGGACTGGACACTGGGAACACGCTTACAGTGAAAGGGCAGATCAGCCTCTACCCACACAG CTTCACCGTGAACCTGCGCATCAGTGACACCAAGGACATTGCCCTGCACCTGAACCCTCGCATCAAGGCGGGAGTCTTTGTGCGCAACTCCTTCCTGGGCGAGTGCTGGGGCCCTGAGGAGAATACCCTGCCCATCCCCTTCCCCTTCCACCCTGGGAAGTACTTTGAG ATAATTGTACGGTGTGAGGCCCATCTCTTCAAAGTAGCTGTTAACGGCGAGCACGTGCTGGATTACAAGCACCGGGTCCAAGATGTGAACCGTATTGACGAGCTGGAAATCGTGGGCGACCTGCAGCTCCTTGACGTCAAGCTGTGGTGCCCTGCTGCCTGA
- the LOC125720956 gene encoding palmitoyltransferase ZDHHC14-like isoform X7 — MGMLFRASFSDPGVLPRATPDEAAHLESQIGDDDINSRSPPRTQEVVINGQTVKLKYCFTCKIFRPPRVSHCSLCDNCVERFDHHCPWVGNCVGKRNYRFFYLFILSLSFLTIFIFAFVITHIVLRSSQTGFLSALKDSPARYPSKVVVCFFSVWSIVGLSGFHTYLIGSNQTTNEDIKGLWSSKRGKGNYNPYSYSSVITNCCAALCGPLPPSLIDRRGFIQPDTPQTAIQSNGTTAYVASQPQAHMCDQDQCIQGTKFVFQAATTPLLHSDPISLGSVQPLLGKIPLGVACSTLSYPAQHAATASMPSRPWEGQALPHRDPEQEANRQLYPKAPGLGAYGPASQDSLHQDSVRGLVKLSSV, encoded by the exons ATGACATTAACAGCCGCTCTCCCCCACGGACCCAGGAGGTCGTCATCAACGGTCAAACTGTGAAGCTGAAGTACTGCTTCACCTGCAAGATCTTCAGGCCGCCAAGAGTCTCTCACTGCAGCCTCTGTGACAACTGTGTGG AGAGGTTCGACCACCACTGCCCTTGGGTGGGTAACTGTGTGGGCAAGAGGAACTACCGCTTCTTCTACCTCTTCATCCTCTCGCTGTCCTTCCTCACGATCTTCATCTTCGCCTTCGTCATCACGCACATTGTCCTCA GGTCCAGTCAGACTGGCTTCCTCAGCGCTCTCAAAGATAGCCCTGCCAGATATCCATCCA AGGTGGTCGTCTGCTTCTTCTCTGTGTGGTCCATCGTGGGCCTCTCTGGGTTCCACACCTACCTGATTGGCTCCAACCAGACCACTAATGAAGAT ATCAAGGGTTTGTGGTCATCCAAGAGAGGGAAGGGCAACTACAACCCCTACAGTTACAGCAGTGTCATCACCAACTGCTGCGCCGCACTTTGCGGGCCTCTTCCACCCAG TCTGATTGACCGACGTGGCTTCATCCAGCCAGACACTCCGCAGACTGCGATCCAGTCCAATGGAACCACAGCCTACGTGGCATCCCAGCCTCAAGCCCACATG TGTGACCAAGATCAGTGCATTCAGGGCACTAAATTCGTTTTCCAGGCTGCCACCACACCCCTTCTGCACAGCGACCCCATATCTTTGGGCTCTGTGCAGCCCCTCCTGGGTAAGATCCCGCTTGGGGTAGCCTGTTCGACCCTGAGCTACCCAGCTCAGCATGCTGCCACTGCTTCCATGCCCAGCCGACCGTGGGAGGGGCAGGCGTTGCCCCACCGGGACCCGGAGCAGGAGGCGAACCGCCAGCTTTACCCCAAGGCTCCTGGCCTGGGTGCATATGGTCCTGCTTCCCAGGACTCCCTGCACCAGGACTCAGTCCGAGGCCTGGTCAAACTGAGCTCCGTCTGA